The proteins below come from a single Mya arenaria isolate MELC-2E11 chromosome 6, ASM2691426v1 genomic window:
- the LOC128236773 gene encoding uncharacterized protein LOC128236773, whose translation MLAWRFRRIWTPGHALKKGEVRSKISHGQERPPNASRKEDDDLEAKDNASQSPGGQDYIRHKCGSTVPDYEDGVNPKSSQEQPSEGVPLLSGIKSYACVIYISRYWRGYIMKGNILPHTD comes from the exons ATGCTTG CATGGCGTTTTAGACGAATATGGACTCCAGGACATGCTTTAAAGAAAGGAG AAGTGAGAAGCAAAATATCTCATGGACAAGAAAGGCCTCCCAATGCTAGTCGCAAGGAAGACGATGACCTTGAAGCTAAAG ACAATGCCAGTCAATCACCCGGTGGCCAAGATTATATCCGGCACAAATGTGGTTCCACGGTGCCTGACTATGAAGATGGAG TAAATCCTAAAAGCAGCCAAGAGCAACCTTCTGAAGGAGTTCCACTTTTATCAGGTATTAAGTCTTATGCATGTGTAATATACATATCAAGGTATTGGAGGGGCTATATCatgaaaggaaatattttacCTCATACTGATTGA